A single region of the Metarhizium brunneum chromosome 6, complete sequence genome encodes:
- the LIPA gene encoding Lipase A gives MAKAIPTPLSPRSGPMVPSKDSFYAVPDNVGQVEPGTILKRRKPLSPIAAFGIARLNLNSSYQILYRTTDSFGNATATVLTVLIPHKADRSKLLSYQVAEDAASIDCAPSYALQLHSASGPLLGTLLTQGELLLVQGALGEGWVVVIPDFQGPNSAFLANRRAGYATLDGIRAALNSSPFTGIRGNSTIAMWGYSGGSLATNHAAELQPEYAPELQIAGAAVGGTVPNITKALTTINKGLFAGLIPTGILGLSAEYPDVAQLVLDHLKPEKTEAFFKAGTRCLLANAAAYLLKDIIGMFDDRNFMYQNKIVVQVLNENALGKKTPKIPLYWYKSVFDQVSRVADSDAVVKKYCDGGASVEYVRDIASEHASYALIGAPKAIYWLKKIMKGKKPKSGCSRKTLLSSLLDIKTWGIAIKLGVNALLNLFHKPVGPPVFG, from the coding sequence ATGGCAAAAGCAATACCAACACCGCTCAGCCCACGGTCTGGTCCCATGGTGCCAAGTAAAGACTCCTTCTATGCTGTTCCTGACAATGTTGGCCAGGTAGAACCTGGTACAATATTAAAACGGCGGAAGCCTCTCTCCCCAATAGCCGCTTTCGGCATTGCGCGGCTCAACCTGAATTCCAGTTACCAGATTCTGTATAGAACTACAGACAGCTTCGGCAACGCAACAGCAACCGTGCTCACTGTGCTGATACCGCACAAGGCAGACCGTTCAAAGCTCCTGTCCTACCAGGTCGCAGAAGACGCAGCATCTATTGACTGTGCCCCGTCTTATGCCCTTCAGCTCCACTCAGCATCCGGGCCACTTCTTGGAACACTCCTCACGCAAGGGGAGCTGCTTCTCGTCCAAGGAGCTCTCGGAGAAGGCTGGGTGGTTGTTATCCCCGACTTCCAAGGCCCAAATTCCGCATTCTTGGCCAATAGGCGCGCTGGCTATGCTACGCTGGATGGAATCCGAGCCGCTCTCAACTCGTCTCCGTTTACCGGCATCCGCGGCAACTCTACCATTGCCATGTGGGGATATTCCGGCGGCAGTCTGGCGACCAACCATGCCGCTGAGCTTCAACCAGAATATGCCCCTGAGCTTCAGATTGCCGGCGCTGCCGTAGGCGGTACAGTCCCCAACATTACCAAGGCGCTCACTACCATCAACAAGGGACTGTTCGCAGGGTTGATCCCCACTGGCATTCTAGGTTTGTCCGCAGAGTATCCTGACGTGGCGCAGCTGGTCCTGGATCATCTGAAGCCGGAAAAAACCGAGGCATTCTTCAAGGCTGGGACCCGGTGCCTTTTGGCCAACGCTGCCGCGTACCTCCTTAAAGACATTATCGGCATGTTTGATGACCGAAATTTTATGTATCAAAACAAGATTGTCGTTCAAGTTCTCAATGAGAATGCTCTGGGTAAAAAGACACCAAAGATTCCGTTATACTGGTACAAATCTGTTTTCGATCAAGTCAGCCGGGTCGCTGATTCCGATGCCGTTGTGAAGAAGTACTGCGATGGAGGTGCTAGTGTCGAATATGTACGGGATATTGCGTCCGAGCATGCAAGTTATGCCCTGATAGGCGCACCGAAAGCAATCTATTGGTtgaagaaaattatgaagGGCAAAAAGCCCAAGTCAGGCTGTTCAAGGAAAACGCTTCTGTCCTCCTTGCTTGACATTAAAACGTGGGGTATTGCTATCAAACTTGGCGTTAACGCATTGTTGAATTTATTCCACAAGCCGGTTGGCCCGCCTGTATTTGGCTAG
- the ALD2 gene encoding Aldehyde reductase 2, giving the protein MEAQLALLDPRALKNGIFAIKKGYQIKLNTFSQTHVSNNSNSKGSLILVTGANGYIASNIVDLLLELGYRVRGTVREHKPWLTELFEKRHGKGCFETVVTANMEEPGAFDDAMQDTAGVIHVVASIVFMNPDPSAVIPNVVRGTESILTSASKHAAIKRFVLTSSSTAALIPKPNEKCTVTEGMYFAVAIASQEPVDPNLQLDTWNDDAVKAAWSESTPAAHKPYVVYAASKTEGERAAWNWMRENKPHFVMNAVLPNVNYGRVLSPQMTASTMGLARRLLQGDKTALHLLPPQWYVDVQDTARLHVIGLLDPAVRDERLFAFAGPYNWTDVIQVFRRLRPQSKLPPAPENEGRDLSDVKPAKRAEQLLMDFFGLPGWTSLEDSLADGIDGVGESDAPGP; this is encoded by the exons ATGGAG gcccaGCTGGCTCTTCTTGACCCAAGGGCCTTGAAAAATGGCATCTTTGCTATCAAAAAGGGTTATCAGATCAAATTGAACACTTTCTCCCAGACCCATGtctccaacaacagcaattcAAAGGGCTCCCTGATTCTTGTCACGGGAGCCAATGGGTACATTGCTTCTAATATTGTCGATCTCTTATTAGAGCTAGGCTACCGAGTCCGCGGGACCGTTCGCGAGCACAAGCCGTGGCTGACTGAACTCTTTGAGAAAAGACATGGCAAGGGCTGCTTCGAGACGGTTGTCACAGCTAACATGGAGGAGCCAGGAGCATTTGACGACGCGATGCAAGACACTGCCGGGGTCATCCACGTCGTAG CTTCCATTGTCTTTATGAATCCGGACCCTAGCGCTGTTATTCCAAATGTAGTGAGGGGGACGGAAAGCATACTCACAAGTGCATCGAAGCACGCAGCGATAAAAAGATTCGTCTTGACTTCGTCTTCAACCGCGGCTCTCATCCCGAAACCCAACGAGAAATGTACCGTTACAGAGGGTATGTATTTCGCTGTTGCCATCGCGTCACAAGAGCCCGTTGATCCCAACCTACAGTTAGATACGTGGAACGATGACGCGGTCAAGGCTGCGTGGAGCGAGAGCACGCCGGCCGCGCACAAGCCCTACGTGGTCTACGCCGCGTCAAAGACGGAGGGTGAGCGAGCTGCGTGGAACTGGATGAGAGAAAATAAGCCGCATTTCGTCATGAACGCGGTTTTGCCCAACGTCAAC TATGGGCGTGTTCTTTCGCCCCAAATGACAGCGTCGACGATGGGCCTCGCACGGAGGCTCCTGCAAGGGGACAAGACGGCTTTGCATCTCTTGCCACCGC AATGGTACGTGGACGTGCAGGATACGGCCCGTCTTCACGTCATTGGGCTTCTCGATCCAGCGGTGAGAGACGAGCGCTTATTTGCGTTTGCGGGCCCTTATAACTGGACAGACGTTATTCAAGTATTCCGTAGACTTCGTCCACAGAGCAAACTCCCCCCGGCCCCGGAAAATGAGGGCCGCGACTTGAGTGATGTGAAGCCCGCCAAGAGGGCTGAGCAACTACTCATGGATTTTTTTGGGTTGCCAGGCTGGACAAGTCTGGAAGATAGTCTCGCCGACGGTATTGACGGCGTTGGTGAGTCGGATGCTCCGGGTCCGTGA